The proteins below come from a single Zea mays cultivar B73 chromosome 8, Zm-B73-REFERENCE-NAM-5.0, whole genome shotgun sequence genomic window:
- the LOC103634938 gene encoding casein kinase 1-like protein HD16 yields the protein MDEFDSGGRSGDRAAAAAAAAAAGGDDGAAPPLPQTVQIGNSPTYRLERKLGKGGFGQVYVGRRISAPRLSDRNPGSNALEVALKFEHQTSKGCNFGAPYEWQVYNTLSGNHGVPRVHYKGKQGEFYIMVMDILGPSLWDVWNNNSHSMSVEMVACIGIEAISILEKMHSKGYVHGDVKPENFLLGPPGTPEEKKLFLVDLGLATKWKDVGTGHHVEYDQRPDIFRGTVRYASVHAHLGRTGSRRDDLESLAYTLIFLLRGRLPWQGYQGENKGFLVCKKKMATSPESLCGICPQPFRDFVEYVVNLKFGEEPNYAKCISLFDGIVGPNPDIRPINTDGAQKLIYQVGQKRGRLIVDENDDEQPKKKIRMGMPATQWISVYNARRPMKQRYHYNVADNRLLQHIQKGNEDGLFISSVASSSNLWALIMDAGTGFTSQVYELSNYFLHKEWIMEQWERNFYITALAGANNGSSLVIMSRGTQYAQQSYKVSDTFPFKWINKKWKEGFYVTAMATAGSRWAVVMSRNAGFTSQVVELDFLYPSEGIHMRWDNGYRITATAATWDQAAFILSIPRRKPSDETQETLRTSAFPSQHVKDKWSKNLYLASICYGRSVS from the exons GTACAAATTGGGAATTCACCAACCTATAGACTTGAAAGGAAGCTTGGAAAGGGAGGATTTGGACAAGTATATGTTGGTCGACGAATTTCGGCTCCTCGTCTCAGTGACCGTAACCCTGGTTCAAATGCTTTAGAG GTTGCACTGAAATTTGAACACCAAACCAGCAAAGGTTGCAACTTTGGAGCTCCTTATGAGTGGCAAGTTTACAA CACTCTTAGTGGAAACCATGGTGTCCCACGGGTACACTACAAAGGAAAGCAGGGAGAGTTTTACATCATG GTTATGGACATATTGGGACCAAGCTTATGGGATGTTTGGAATAATAATTCCCACTC GATGTCTGTTGAGATGGTTGCATGCATAGGTATAGAGGCAATCTCCATACTGGAAAAGATGCACTCTAAAGG GTATGTCCATGGTGATGTGAAGCCTGAGAACTTCTTGCTTGGCCCTCCTGGTACCCCAGAAGAGAAGAAGCTTTTTCTTGTTGACCTTGGATTGG CAACTAAGTGGAAGGATGTTGGTACGGGGCATCATGTTGAATATGATCAGAGACCTGATATTTTTAG GGGAACTGTTCGCTATGCTAGTGTGCATGCTCACTTGGGAAGAACTGGGAGTAGGAGAGATGATCTTGAATCCCTTGCATACACGCTTATTTTTCTTCTACGTGGCCGCCTCCCTTGGCAAGGATACCAG GGAGAGAACAAGGGTTTTCTTGTCTGCAAGAAAAAGATGGCGACATCTCCGGAGTCTTTGTGTGGAATCTGTCCACAACCTTTCCGGGATTTTGTTGAGTATGTGGTGAACTTGAAATTTGGTGAAGAACCAAATTATGCGAAGTGCATCTCTCTTTTTGATGGCATTGTTGGCCCAAATCCAGACATAAGACCGATAAACACAGATGGTGCCCAAAAG CTAATATATCAGGTTGGCCAGAAGAGAGGCCGGTTAATAGTGGATGAAAATGATGATGAGCAACCTAAGAAAAAGATCAGAATGGGGATGCCGGCAACTCAGTGGATTAGTGTCTACAATGCCCGTCGACCCATGAAACAGAG GTACCACTACAATGTAGCCGATAATAGATTGCTGCAGCATATTCAAAAGGGAAACGAAGATGGCTTGTTTATTAGTTCAGTTGCCTCTAGCTCAAATCTGTGGGCTTTAATTATGGATGCTGGCACTGGCTTTACATCTCAAGTATACGAACTTTCTAATTACTTTCTTCACAAG GAATGGATAATGGAACAGTGGGAGAGAAATTTCTATATCACTGCACTGGCTGGGGCGAATAATGGAAGCTCTTTGGTGATTATGTCAAGAG GAACACAATATGCCCAGCAGTCCTACAAAGTAAGCGATACATTTCCCTTCAAATGGATAAACAAAAAGTGGAAGGAGGGCTTCTATGTCACTGCTATGGCAACAGCTGGAAGCCGATGGGCAGTTGTCATGTCCCGCAATGCTGGTTTCACTTCTCAG GTAGTGGAGCTTGATTTCTTATATCCGAGTGAGGGCATCCACATGCGTTGGGACAATGGCTATCGCATCACGGCAACGGCTGCCACATGGGACCAGGCAGCCTTTATCTTGAGCATTCCAAGGAGAAAGCCTAGTGATGAAACACAGGAGACCCTTAGAACATCTGCGTTTCCTAGCCAGCATGTGAAG GACAAATGGTCCAAGAACCTGTACCTAGCTTCCATCTGCTATGGAAGATCGGTGTCCTGA